The following are encoded together in the Bacillus sp. V2I10 genome:
- a CDS encoding lipoate--protein ligase codes for MLFIDNQGITDPRINLAIEEYCLKNLDPEQTYLLFYINEPSIIIGKNQNTIEEINTKYVEDQGLHVVRRLSGGGAVYHDLGNLNFSFITKDDGDSFHNFKKFTEPVTRALKRLGVDAELSGRNDILAEGRKISGNAQFLARGRMFSHGTLLLDSEMENVVSALKVKKDKIESKGIKSIRSRVANISEFLEEKITIEQFREIILRYIFDTDGEIPQYKLTDSDWEKINELSKERYQNWNWNYGKSPAFNLQHSNRFPIGQIDIRLEVQKGRIENCKIFGDFFGVGDIEEIENGLKGLQYDRSSIEMALKDVDIKHYFGNVEKDQFIELLY; via the coding sequence ATGCTATTTATCGATAATCAAGGGATTACCGATCCAAGAATAAATCTGGCGATCGAAGAGTATTGCCTGAAAAATTTAGATCCTGAACAAACTTACCTGCTTTTCTATATTAATGAACCTTCGATCATCATTGGGAAGAATCAAAATACAATAGAAGAAATTAATACGAAATATGTAGAAGATCAAGGGCTGCATGTTGTCCGCAGATTATCGGGGGGCGGAGCGGTTTACCACGATCTTGGAAACTTGAATTTCAGCTTTATTACGAAAGACGATGGAGACAGCTTTCACAATTTCAAAAAATTCACTGAACCTGTGACCCGTGCATTAAAACGTCTTGGAGTAGATGCAGAGCTTAGCGGAAGGAATGATATTTTAGCTGAAGGCAGAAAAATATCCGGCAACGCTCAGTTCTTGGCGAGAGGCAGAATGTTCAGCCATGGCACACTCCTGTTAGATTCAGAGATGGAGAATGTTGTTTCCGCTTTAAAGGTGAAAAAAGACAAGATTGAATCCAAAGGCATAAAATCGATTCGCAGCAGGGTAGCAAACATCAGCGAATTTCTTGAAGAAAAAATCACGATTGAACAATTCAGAGAAATCATTCTCCGTTATATCTTTGATACAGATGGCGAAATTCCCCAGTATAAACTGACAGATTCTGATTGGGAAAAGATCAATGAACTCTCAAAAGAACGCTATCAAAACTGGAACTGGAATTACGGCAAATCGCCAGCCTTTAATCTTCAGCACTCAAACCGTTTTCCTATCGGCCAAATTGATATCCGTCTGGAAGTTCAAAAAGGCAGGATTGAAAACTGCAAAATTTTCGGGGATTTCTTTGGAGTCGGAGATATTGAAGAAATTGAAAACGGCTTAAAAGGTCTGCAATATGATCGTTCATCAATTGAAATGGCTCTCAAGGATGTTGATATCAAACACTATTTTGGAAACGTGGAAAAAGATCAATTTATCGAGCTGCTGTATTAA
- a CDS encoding IDEAL domain-containing protein: MKNRKTYTEIMKSRNTFKMEKKQETVLDIYIQMVLDEAVLTRKLSLLQEKIDESLDRNDKPLFLKLAKEYAELRLII, encoded by the coding sequence GTGAAAAACAGGAAAACGTATACCGAGATCATGAAGTCCCGCAACACATTCAAGATGGAAAAGAAACAGGAAACCGTACTTGATATTTACATTCAAATGGTGTTGGATGAAGCTGTGTTAACCCGGAAGCTGTCCCTCCTTCAGGAAAAGATCGATGAGTCCTTGGACCGCAATGACAAACCGTTATTTTTAAAGTTAGCCAAAGAATATGCAGAACTGCGATTAATCATTTAA
- a CDS encoding short-chain dehydrogenase has product MAQSHLLSAEFHSYASEALDIISEEVSKSAVRWRLFHIQGSSSHLEKRAVDVMPNCLYRSILLGFVLEADHSRWLTNKEIGEGVIKSIEEDIKDMVIGILEPWEKRR; this is encoded by the coding sequence ATGGCCCAATCACACTTGTTGTCAGCTGAATTTCATTCTTACGCTTCTGAAGCATTAGACATCATTTCCGAAGAAGTCTCAAAATCGGCAGTTAGATGGCGGCTGTTTCATATTCAAGGAAGCAGCAGTCACTTAGAGAAAAGAGCAGTTGATGTAATGCCAAACTGTTTATATCGTTCGATCCTTCTTGGGTTTGTTTTAGAAGCAGATCATTCGAGATGGCTGACAAATAAGGAAATTGGCGAAGGAGTCATAAAAAGTATTGAAGAGGATATTAAAGATATGGTAATCGGCATCTTGGAGCCATGGGAAAAAAGACGATAG
- a CDS encoding alpha-mannosidase has protein sequence MKNKRTAHIISHSHWDREWYMSFEKHRYYLVKLMDELLELFQKEPDFKSFHLDGQTILLEDYLEIRPEKREELKKAISEKKLHIGPWYVLQDAFLTSSESNIRNLLYGLRDAKEFGSVSKLGYFPDTFGIYGQAPQLLKQAKIETAAFGRGVKPTGFNNTVEDAKNFESPFSELKWESPDGSSILGILFANWYSNGNEVPEDEKEALSFWNIKIEQAMKYAATPHLLFMNGCDHQPVQHNLPAAILTAKKLFPDIDFVHASFDDYLKNLKPSLPNELQTITGELRNQRTDGWSTLVNTASARIYLKQMNQECQSLLEKAAEPLSVMAHLAGFEYPGHFLNYAWKTLMKNHPHDSICGCSVDEVHREMVSRFEKVKQITEMIVQEKGNEIASRIDTRIDNVSKTCIPIVVFNGSGSKREEVITKEVELEKIYFSEMDFRKIPVYFAGKSMPELEVRDSMGSAVPSVYQNKGIRFGYDLPSDGFRRPYFARIAELTFLAENVPQIGYKTYYVNQNENPAQFKKSDIMKHDREMENDFVRIKIHEDGSYTLTNKKSEETYECLGVYENTGDIGNEYMFKNTLDSIPLTTKGLRAQIQVLENNSLRARVEMIHKWVIPKSADQTFEKEKSMLVWHKNRKAFRSTKTATIQIRTIMTLDQTSRGPSFQAFIENQAKDHRIRVLFPTNIQTDSHHADSVFEIVNRKNSPEIEWENPSFDHHQQGFVSMSDERNGLTIANKGLHEYEILEENKTIALTLLRSVSELGDWGDFSTPEAQCLGENEAEWMVIPHSGDVITSESYHLAYQFQAPLTMIQTDLHHGDLPKDNHFLEWNGPSLAMTTIKIAEEGDHVITRWFNTSDEKVDLKVNMPLVEQGFASNIIEEKLEGLPSNNIEIALKPFEIKTVAWTR, from the coding sequence ATGAAAAATAAAAGAACAGCACATATCATTTCCCACTCCCATTGGGATAGGGAATGGTATATGTCTTTTGAGAAACATCGATATTATTTAGTGAAATTAATGGACGAACTACTTGAATTGTTTCAAAAAGAACCAGATTTTAAAAGTTTCCATTTAGATGGACAAACGATTCTGTTAGAGGACTACCTTGAAATTCGCCCTGAAAAAAGGGAAGAATTAAAAAAAGCAATAAGTGAAAAAAAGCTTCACATTGGACCATGGTATGTTCTTCAAGATGCATTTTTAACAAGCTCTGAATCAAACATACGAAATCTTCTCTATGGCTTAAGGGATGCTAAAGAATTTGGATCGGTCTCAAAGCTAGGTTACTTCCCGGATACGTTCGGGATTTATGGTCAGGCTCCGCAGCTGTTAAAGCAAGCAAAAATCGAGACAGCTGCATTTGGAAGAGGTGTAAAACCTACTGGATTTAACAATACGGTGGAAGATGCAAAAAACTTCGAGTCACCTTTTTCAGAACTAAAATGGGAATCACCCGATGGTTCATCCATCCTTGGAATTCTTTTTGCGAATTGGTATTCAAATGGCAATGAAGTTCCAGAGGATGAAAAGGAGGCTCTTAGCTTTTGGAATATAAAAATTGAGCAGGCCATGAAGTATGCGGCAACTCCACACCTGCTTTTCATGAATGGGTGTGATCATCAGCCAGTTCAGCACAACCTTCCAGCAGCTATTTTAACTGCTAAAAAGCTTTTTCCTGACATCGATTTCGTTCATGCAAGCTTTGATGATTATCTAAAAAACCTTAAACCATCTTTACCTAATGAATTACAGACAATCACAGGGGAGCTGCGAAACCAGCGAACAGATGGATGGTCTACACTTGTGAATACAGCTTCCGCAAGAATCTATCTCAAGCAAATGAATCAGGAGTGTCAATCGTTACTTGAAAAAGCAGCCGAACCTCTTTCGGTAATGGCACATCTCGCTGGGTTTGAATATCCGGGTCACTTTTTAAACTATGCATGGAAAACATTAATGAAGAATCATCCGCATGATAGCATATGCGGATGCAGCGTAGATGAGGTACACCGCGAGATGGTAAGCCGGTTTGAAAAAGTTAAGCAGATAACTGAAATGATTGTACAAGAAAAAGGAAATGAAATTGCTTCACGTATTGATACAAGGATAGATAACGTTTCAAAAACATGCATACCTATTGTTGTTTTTAACGGATCTGGTTCGAAGCGTGAAGAAGTGATTACAAAAGAAGTTGAACTTGAGAAAATCTATTTTTCAGAAATGGATTTCCGGAAAATCCCAGTTTATTTTGCGGGAAAATCAATGCCAGAGCTTGAAGTGAGAGATTCAATGGGATCCGCAGTTCCAAGTGTCTATCAGAATAAAGGAATCCGTTTTGGCTATGACTTACCTTCTGACGGCTTTAGAAGACCCTATTTTGCCAGGATTGCAGAACTCACATTTTTAGCTGAGAATGTGCCCCAAATTGGTTATAAAACGTATTACGTAAACCAAAACGAAAATCCGGCTCAATTTAAAAAGAGTGACATAATGAAGCATGACCGTGAAATGGAAAATGATTTTGTTCGTATTAAAATCCATGAAGACGGCTCTTATACTCTTACAAATAAGAAAAGTGAAGAAACATATGAATGTTTAGGAGTATATGAAAATACGGGCGATATTGGCAATGAATATATGTTTAAAAATACTTTGGACTCAATCCCGCTGACTACAAAGGGCTTGAGGGCCCAAATTCAAGTGTTAGAAAACAATAGCCTAAGAGCAAGGGTTGAAATGATCCACAAATGGGTGATCCCAAAGAGCGCAGATCAAACATTTGAAAAGGAAAAAAGTATGTTAGTTTGGCACAAAAACAGAAAAGCGTTTCGTTCAACGAAGACCGCAACTATTCAGATAAGAACCATTATGACGCTAGATCAAACATCAAGAGGACCATCCTTTCAAGCTTTTATTGAAAATCAAGCAAAAGATCATCGAATAAGAGTGTTATTTCCAACAAATATTCAAACTGATTCTCACCATGCAGATAGTGTTTTTGAAATCGTTAATAGAAAAAATAGCCCTGAAATAGAATGGGAGAATCCTAGCTTTGACCATCATCAGCAAGGTTTTGTCAGTATGTCAGATGAACGGAACGGTTTGACCATTGCCAATAAAGGCTTACATGAGTATGAAATCTTAGAAGAAAACAAAACCATCGCCTTAACATTACTTCGTTCTGTCTCTGAATTAGGGGATTGGGGAGATTTCTCTACACCTGAAGCTCAATGTTTAGGGGAGAATGAAGCAGAATGGATGGTTATCCCTCATTCCGGTGATGTGATTACATCTGAATCTTATCATCTTGCCTATCAATTCCAAGCGCCGTTAACGATGATTCAAACGGATCTTCATCATGGGGACTTACCTAAGGATAACCATTTCCTCGAATGGAATGGTCCCTCGCTTGCAATGACGACTATCAAGATTGCAGAAGAGGGTGATCACGTGATCACTAGATGGTTCAATACTTCAGATGAAAAAGTTGATTTAAAAGTAAACATGCCTCTTGTTGAACAAGGATTTGCCAGCAATATCATTGAAGAGAAGCTAGAAGGTTTGCCAAGCAACAACATTGAAATAGCCTTAAAACCATTCGAGATTAAGACGGTAGCCTGGACCCGTTAA
- a CDS encoding AzlC family ABC transporter permease: MATTAFLRKQSHFSEGLTAGLSIAIGYMPVAITFGLLASDTGLTLSETVLMSIFVFAGAAQYISLSLIAAGTGVFEIIFTTFIVNIRHFLMSASLNEKVEEDCLWKKALYSFGITDETFSVASMKEGNVSAGYMFGLIFISYSSWAVFSGVGHLIGANLPETLQESMSVALYAMFIGLLVPSMKKQRKVVFLASAAGVIHSFIYLTGLLSTGWAIVLSTLLSAILIEMIYPKEEKRNDQ; the protein is encoded by the coding sequence ATGGCAACAACAGCATTTTTGAGAAAACAGTCACATTTTTCAGAAGGATTAACAGCCGGTCTCAGCATTGCAATTGGTTATATGCCTGTTGCTATAACATTTGGGCTTCTTGCAAGTGATACTGGACTCACTCTTTCAGAAACCGTCTTAATGAGTATTTTCGTTTTTGCAGGAGCTGCACAATACATATCGCTCAGTCTGATAGCAGCAGGAACCGGGGTCTTTGAAATTATTTTTACTACTTTTATTGTAAATATCCGGCATTTTTTGATGTCGGCCTCATTAAATGAAAAGGTCGAGGAAGACTGTTTGTGGAAAAAAGCGCTGTATTCATTTGGGATTACAGATGAAACATTTTCGGTTGCTTCTATGAAAGAGGGAAATGTATCAGCGGGTTATATGTTTGGGCTCATTTTCATTTCCTACTCGAGCTGGGCAGTGTTTTCAGGCGTTGGACATCTGATCGGCGCCAATTTGCCGGAAACACTGCAGGAAAGCATGTCTGTTGCGTTATATGCGATGTTTATCGGGCTTTTAGTTCCTTCTATGAAAAAACAGCGGAAAGTTGTATTTTTAGCATCAGCTGCTGGGGTCATTCATTCGTTTATTTACCTGACTGGCCTGCTTTCAACTGGATGGGCAATTGTTTTATCTACGCTTCTTTCAGCTATTTTAATCGAAATGATCTATCCGAAGGAGGAGAAGCGCAATGATCAGTAA
- a CDS encoding M48 family metallopeptidase, with product MRKWLTVSVLIYFLYGLFVYWYIYMGADSALPTQFKGGSADPNTFMNSRELELSGEYSSLRDFLYFVTAPFEWFIFFVILVIGFSKKIQYWSEGISRFFVIQTAVYVFWLSFIVALCAFPIEWLRYKISLSYHITTQTFTGWMKDQIIDFWVNYAFMILIVAVLYGLIRKFSGKWWLFAWILSIPFSLFLMFIQPVLIDPLYNDFTPLKNKELETKILAIAEKADIPAEHVFEVNMSEKTNALNAYVTGIGDNSRIVLWDTTLNKLSEDEILFIMAHEMGHYVMKHIYVGIAGYLVLTLIGLYLINRLMNFTIRRFGHILNITEKQQLASLPLFLMLLGMLTFASDPFSNIISRHQEKDADLYAIEMTENPEAAVNTFQELTKAGLSQVNPPGLVKIFRYSHPTILERITYLEEWGSKNPDK from the coding sequence ATGCGCAAATGGCTGACTGTATCAGTCCTTATTTACTTCTTGTATGGCCTGTTTGTTTATTGGTATATCTATATGGGAGCAGATTCCGCCCTTCCAACTCAATTTAAGGGGGGCTCTGCTGACCCAAATACGTTTATGAACAGTCGTGAGCTGGAGCTGTCAGGCGAATATTCCAGTTTGAGGGATTTTCTCTATTTTGTCACTGCGCCATTTGAATGGTTTATCTTCTTCGTCATTCTTGTAATAGGATTTTCTAAAAAAATACAGTATTGGTCTGAAGGCATTTCACGCTTCTTTGTGATTCAGACAGCGGTATATGTGTTTTGGCTTTCTTTTATCGTGGCACTTTGTGCATTTCCAATTGAATGGCTGCGCTACAAGATCTCGCTTTCTTATCACATTACAACGCAAACCTTTACTGGGTGGATGAAAGATCAAATCATTGATTTCTGGGTCAATTATGCATTTATGATTTTAATTGTTGCTGTGCTGTATGGTCTTATCCGAAAGTTTTCCGGGAAGTGGTGGCTTTTTGCCTGGATTCTGTCGATTCCATTCAGTCTGTTCTTAATGTTTATACAGCCTGTTTTAATTGATCCGCTTTACAATGATTTTACCCCGTTAAAAAATAAAGAGCTTGAGACGAAAATCCTTGCTATAGCGGAAAAAGCGGATATCCCGGCAGAGCATGTGTTTGAAGTGAACATGTCTGAAAAAACAAATGCGCTAAACGCCTATGTGACCGGAATTGGAGACAATTCCCGAATTGTACTCTGGGATACAACGTTAAATAAGCTGAGTGAAGACGAAATCCTGTTTATCATGGCACACGAAATGGGACATTACGTCATGAAGCATATTTACGTCGGAATAGCCGGCTACCTTGTTCTAACCCTTATTGGGTTATATCTGATCAACCGGTTAATGAATTTTACGATCAGGCGGTTCGGGCATATTCTCAATATCACCGAAAAACAGCAGCTTGCTTCGTTGCCGTTATTTCTCATGCTCCTTGGGATGCTCACCTTCGCATCAGATCCATTTTCCAACATCATTTCACGCCATCAGGAAAAGGACGCGGATCTATACGCTATTGAAATGACTGAAAATCCGGAAGCAGCCGTCAATACGTTCCAGGAATTGACGAAAGCAGGCTTAAGCCAGGTGAATCCGCCTGGACTGGTGAAAATTTTCAGATACAGCCATCCAACGATTCTTGAGCGGATTACCTATCTTGAAGAGTGGGGAAGCAAAAATCCTGATAAGTAA
- a CDS encoding AzlD domain-containing protein — translation MISNVMMMIIGMAVVTYLPRMIPLVALSGIELPSFVQNVLRNVPYATLGALIVPGVFLIQEDIWFGIIGAISAFAVAYLGVNVIVVVMSSILTLIVYGLLF, via the coding sequence ATGATCAGTAATGTCATGATGATGATCATCGGCATGGCAGTCGTCACTTATTTGCCAAGAATGATCCCTCTGGTGGCTCTAAGCGGTATTGAATTGCCTTCTTTTGTTCAAAATGTATTAAGAAATGTTCCGTATGCGACCCTTGGCGCATTGATTGTACCTGGTGTTTTTCTTATCCAGGAAGATATCTGGTTTGGAATCATTGGGGCCATATCGGCTTTTGCCGTTGCTTATCTGGGTGTCAATGTCATTGTCGTCGTGATGAGCTCAATCCTGACGCTGATTGTATACGGACTCTTGTTTTAA
- the aceA gene encoding isocitrate lyase encodes MTNERVQKLKENWEMDARWNGVERPYTAEEVIRLRGSIDIEHTLARRGAEKFWNLLQTEDYVHALGALTGNQAVQQVKAGLKAIYLSGWQVAADANLSGHMYPDQSLYPANSVPSVVKRINQALQRADQIQHLEGKGNIDWFAPIIADAEAGFGGQLNVFELMKGMIEAGAAAVHFEDQLSSEKKCGHLGGKVLLPTQTAVKNLVSARLAADVMGVPTLIIARTDADAADLITSDVDPEDQAFITGERTPEGFFRTAAGIDQAIARGLAYAPYADLVWCETSEPNLEQAQKFADAIHAKFPGKLLAYNCSPSFNWKKKLDEKTIAQYQKEIAKMGYKFQFVTLAGFHALNYGMFELARKYRDHGMAAYSELQQAEFASEQYGYTATRHQREVGTGYFDEVSQTITGGTSSTTALKGSTEEEQFTTAKS; translated from the coding sequence ATGACAAACGAAAGAGTGCAAAAATTAAAAGAGAATTGGGAAATGGATGCAAGATGGAACGGAGTAGAAAGACCATATACAGCGGAAGAAGTAATTCGTCTTCGCGGTTCGATTGATATTGAACATACACTTGCACGAAGAGGTGCTGAAAAGTTCTGGAACCTGCTGCAGACGGAAGATTATGTACATGCACTGGGCGCACTTACAGGAAATCAGGCAGTTCAGCAAGTAAAGGCAGGATTGAAAGCGATTTATTTAAGCGGCTGGCAGGTAGCGGCTGATGCAAACCTTTCAGGACACATGTACCCGGATCAAAGTTTATATCCGGCAAACAGTGTGCCGTCGGTTGTAAAACGAATCAATCAGGCCCTTCAGCGTGCCGATCAAATTCAGCATCTTGAGGGAAAAGGAAACATCGACTGGTTCGCTCCGATTATTGCTGATGCAGAAGCTGGTTTCGGCGGACAGCTGAATGTATTTGAATTAATGAAAGGAATGATTGAAGCTGGAGCAGCGGCGGTTCATTTCGAAGATCAACTATCATCTGAGAAAAAATGCGGTCACCTCGGCGGAAAGGTATTGCTGCCGACACAAACAGCTGTAAAGAATTTAGTTTCAGCACGTCTTGCAGCTGACGTTATGGGCGTTCCAACATTAATCATTGCAAGAACAGATGCAGATGCAGCTGACTTAATCACAAGTGATGTAGATCCTGAAGATCAGGCATTTATTACAGGTGAGCGCACACCGGAAGGCTTCTTCCGCACTGCTGCCGGCATTGATCAGGCAATTGCACGCGGACTCGCTTACGCTCCGTATGCAGACTTAGTCTGGTGCGAAACGTCAGAGCCGAACTTAGAGCAGGCGCAGAAGTTTGCTGATGCCATTCATGCGAAATTCCCAGGCAAGCTGCTTGCCTACAACTGTTCACCATCTTTCAACTGGAAGAAAAAATTAGATGAAAAGACAATTGCCCAGTACCAAAAAGAAATCGCTAAAATGGGCTACAAATTCCAGTTTGTCACTCTTGCCGGCTTCCATGCACTAAACTACGGCATGTTCGAGCTTGCCAGAAAATACCGAGATCATGGAATGGCTGCTTACTCTGAATTGCAGCAGGCAGAATTCGCAAGCGAGCAATACGGCTATACAGCAACAAGACATCAGCGTGAAGTCGGTACAGGCTACTTTGATGAAGTATCACAAACCATCACAGGCGGAACGTCTTCCACAACTGCATTAAAGGGTTCAACAGAAGAAGAGCAGTTCACGACTGCTAAATCTTAA
- a CDS encoding fatty acid--CoA ligase family protein translates to MNLLSQLSLSAKTHRDKPAFIFEGKETSYGELDVLISKFAGGLQKLGVKKGDHLALVLGNSPYFVISLYGAMRAGATVIPINPIYTPDEIGYILNNGDVKTIVTLDVLLPLFEKMNDVLPMAEHIISCETPPSDAKSGLDVSALSISTKLKSFTSLIASSVSEPEEVILSEEDVAVILYTSGTTGKPKGAMLTHKNLYSNAKDVGSYLKMNDGDKVVATLPMFHVFCLTVSLNAPLISGATLLIVPRFSPAEVFKLIKTYEATVFAGVPTMYNFLLQHEAGDANDLQSLRLCISGGASMPVALLKGFEQKFKVAVSEGYGLSEASPVTCFNPLDRPRKAGSIGTNILNIENKVVNELGEEVPPGQVGELIVKGPNVMKGYYKMPEETTHTIRDGWLYTGDLATMDEEGYFTIVDRKKDMVIVGGYNVYPREVEEVLYNHPGVVEVAVVGVPDPNQGETVKCFVVLNDQSLTEEGLKAYCREHLAKYKVPSSIEFLEELPKNTTGKILRRALKDQVLQK, encoded by the coding sequence ATGAATTTATTATCACAGTTGTCTTTATCCGCAAAAACGCATAGAGACAAGCCTGCGTTTATCTTTGAGGGGAAGGAAACATCCTATGGGGAACTGGATGTTTTAATCAGCAAATTTGCAGGTGGTCTGCAGAAGCTCGGAGTGAAAAAAGGGGATCACCTTGCTCTTGTGCTTGGAAATTCACCATATTTTGTTATATCACTATATGGAGCAATGAGGGCTGGTGCTACAGTCATTCCAATCAATCCAATCTACACACCAGATGAAATCGGGTATATTTTAAACAATGGTGATGTAAAAACAATTGTAACCCTTGATGTGCTGCTGCCTTTATTTGAAAAAATGAATGATGTTTTGCCAATGGCGGAACATATCATCTCTTGCGAAACTCCTCCATCTGATGCTAAATCAGGATTGGATGTTTCGGCTCTCTCAATCAGCACAAAATTGAAATCGTTTACAAGTTTAATTGCTTCATCTGTGTCTGAGCCGGAAGAAGTGATCCTGTCAGAAGAAGATGTTGCCGTCATCTTATATACATCAGGCACAACAGGTAAGCCTAAGGGTGCAATGCTTACACACAAGAATCTATACAGCAATGCGAAGGATGTAGGGTCTTATTTGAAAATGAATGATGGGGATAAGGTGGTAGCGACACTGCCAATGTTCCATGTTTTTTGTTTGACGGTTTCACTGAATGCGCCGCTGATCAGCGGAGCAACACTGTTAATCGTGCCGCGCTTCAGTCCTGCTGAAGTTTTTAAGCTGATTAAAACCTATGAAGCTACTGTTTTTGCGGGTGTGCCGACGATGTATAATTTCCTTTTGCAGCATGAGGCGGGAGATGCAAACGATTTACAGTCTCTTAGACTCTGCATTTCAGGGGGAGCATCCATGCCAGTTGCCCTATTAAAAGGATTTGAACAGAAGTTTAAGGTCGCGGTTTCAGAAGGCTACGGTTTATCTGAGGCTTCTCCTGTTACGTGCTTTAATCCGCTTGACCGTCCGCGCAAAGCAGGCTCAATCGGCACGAACATTCTAAATATCGAAAATAAAGTAGTAAATGAATTAGGCGAAGAAGTCCCTCCTGGACAAGTCGGCGAACTGATTGTAAAAGGGCCGAATGTCATGAAGGGGTATTATAAAATGCCTGAGGAAACAACCCATACAATCCGGGACGGCTGGCTTTATACAGGGGATCTGGCCACGATGGATGAGGAAGGCTACTTTACCATTGTTGACCGCAAAAAAGATATGGTGATTGTCGGCGGATACAATGTTTATCCGCGCGAAGTCGAGGAAGTGCTATACAATCATCCCGGAGTAGTGGAAGTGGCCGTTGTCGGCGTTCCGGATCCTAACCAGGGGGAAACTGTGAAATGCTTTGTTGTTTTAAATGATCAATCGCTGACAGAAGAAGGATTAAAAGCATATTGCCGCGAACACTTAGCTAAGTATAAAGTTCCAAGTTCCATTGAGTTTTTAGAAGAACTTCCTAAAAATACAACGGGGAAAATTTTACGCAGGGCGCTAAAAGATCAAGTCCTTCAAAAATAG
- a CDS encoding enoyl-CoA hydratase-related protein, which yields MTNILYTIEKNLAVVMLNRPEVFNCFNYDTLLELEEAVEDIRTNSDVRAVIFTGAGEKAFCAGADLKERKTLTDQQVKRNLYKIGEVFTKIDALPQPTIAAINGYAFGGGMELALSCDFRLIAEGTSVGLTETGLGIIPGAGGTQRLPRIIGEAKALELILTARKITSKQALEYGLVSKTAPDVMAASAELAEEILRNGPIALQQAKFAIKQGMNADLQTGLHIERKAYEVTIPTEDRVEALAAFSEKRKPVFKGK from the coding sequence TTGACCAACATTTTATACACAATAGAAAAAAACCTTGCCGTTGTGATGCTAAATCGTCCGGAGGTATTCAACTGCTTTAACTATGACACTTTGCTTGAGCTTGAGGAAGCAGTTGAAGATATTCGCACGAACTCTGATGTAAGGGCGGTCATTTTTACAGGGGCAGGGGAAAAAGCATTTTGTGCCGGCGCTGATCTGAAAGAGAGAAAGACTCTGACCGATCAGCAGGTAAAGCGGAACCTATATAAAATAGGAGAAGTATTCACTAAAATCGATGCTCTACCTCAGCCCACCATTGCAGCCATCAACGGTTATGCATTCGGCGGGGGCATGGAGCTTGCTTTGTCATGTGATTTCAGGCTGATAGCAGAAGGCACGTCTGTCGGGCTGACCGAAACAGGCCTTGGCATCATTCCTGGTGCAGGGGGAACGCAGCGTCTTCCGCGCATTATCGGTGAGGCTAAAGCGCTTGAGCTTATTTTAACTGCCCGCAAAATTACTTCCAAGCAAGCACTGGAGTATGGTCTTGTTTCAAAGACAGCTCCTGATGTCATGGCAGCTTCAGCAGAGCTTGCAGAAGAGATTCTTAGAAATGGGCCAATCGCTCTGCAGCAGGCTAAATTTGCAATCAAACAGGGGATGAATGCAGACCTTCAGACAGGCTTGCATATTGAGCGCAAGGCTTATGAAGTAACGATCCCAACCGAAGACCGTGTTGAAGCTTTAGCGGCTTTCAGCGAAAAACGAAAGCCTGTTTTTAAAGGGAAATAA
- a CDS encoding helix-turn-helix domain-containing protein has product MKSLQEQIGINLKNVRKMRQYSLDQLSAVTGVSKGMLAQIEKGQSSPTVNTLWKIANGLGVSFSSLVEEKQTSVAVVRRTDKTAVQDLNELYNVFSYFPYDQQKKFEIFLLELLPGCKHVSEQHLSGVEEYLFVSEGKMAVSIGEEHYELKKGDSIKFTANREHVYENKADVAANCFLLIYYP; this is encoded by the coding sequence ATGAAATCACTGCAGGAACAAATTGGCATCAATTTAAAAAATGTCCGTAAAATGCGGCAGTACAGTCTTGATCAGCTTTCAGCTGTTACGGGAGTGAGCAAAGGCATGCTTGCCCAAATTGAAAAAGGCCAATCAAGTCCAACCGTTAATACGCTCTGGAAAATTGCGAACGGACTTGGCGTTTCTTTTTCGTCTCTGGTAGAAGAAAAACAGACCAGTGTTGCGGTTGTACGCAGGACAGATAAAACAGCAGTTCAGGATTTGAATGAATTATATAATGTCTTTTCCTATTTTCCTTATGATCAGCAGAAGAAATTTGAAATTTTTCTGCTTGAGCTGCTTCCGGGATGCAAGCATGTATCAGAGCAGCATCTAAGCGGAGTCGAAGAATATCTATTTGTAAGTGAAGGTAAAATGGCCGTTTCCATTGGAGAAGAGCATTATGAGCTGAAAAAAGGAGACTCCATCAAATTCACCGCTAATCGGGAGCATGTTTATGAAAACAAAGCGGATGTGGCCGCAAATTGTTTTCTGCTGATTTATTATCCGTAA